The following are from one region of the Plutella xylostella chromosome 21, ilPluXylo3.1, whole genome shotgun sequence genome:
- the LOC125490207 gene encoding uncharacterized protein LOC125490207, whose amino-acid sequence MSPLLFNLYAEEIFSEALEDATEGIIINGRPLNNIRYADDTILIASSMEELQSLLDRVTSVSAQNGLNINTKKTKYMTVGRTPTIAALYVNNQPLEKGKFKAVEDPVEKEHLGSKI is encoded by the exons ATGTCGCCTTTACTCTTCAACCTCTATGCAGAGGAGATATTTTCTGAAGCTCTTGAAGATGCGACTGAaggaattattataaatgggaGGCCCCTGAATAATATAAGATATGCAGACGATACCATCCTCATAGCGAGCTCAATGGAGGAACTCCAAAGTTTACTAGACAGAGTAACATCAGTCAGTGCGCAAAATGGTCTGAATATTAACACCAAAAAGACCAAATACATGACGGTAGGACGTACACCGACCATAGCTGCCCTCTACGTTAACAACCAACCGCTAGAGAAA GGAAAATTCAAGGCCGTCGAAGACCCGGTCGAAAAAGAACATCTTGGGTCCAAAATCTGA